A genome region from Candidatus Cloacimonadota bacterium includes the following:
- a CDS encoding penicillin-binding protein activator LpoB yields the protein MKNKCLIALIVLLISLSLIVGCSQRKTVQRISTEEAIDLSGRWNDTDSRLVAEQMINDVLARPWLGDFNSQHSQQPVVIVGTVRNLSSEHIDTGTFIRNMERELINSGKVRFVAARDARQEIREERLEQQIYSSEETAARLAAETGADYMLQGTISTIIDTEGKQQIKYYQVDLELINIESNEKVWIGNKEIRKFITRSRTSW from the coding sequence ATGAAAAATAAGTGTTTGATTGCTCTAATTGTTTTGCTGATATCGTTATCTCTGATTGTCGGTTGTTCCCAACGAAAAACCGTTCAGAGAATATCAACCGAAGAGGCAATTGATCTGAGTGGAAGATGGAATGACACAGACTCCCGTCTTGTAGCAGAACAAATGATTAACGATGTCTTAGCTCGTCCTTGGCTGGGAGATTTTAACTCGCAACATAGTCAGCAACCTGTTGTAATTGTTGGAACTGTTCGGAACTTAAGCTCTGAGCATATAGATACCGGTACTTTTATCAGAAATATGGAAAGAGAACTGATAAATAGTGGGAAAGTACGCTTCGTAGCAGCGAGAGATGCTAGACAAGAAATACGAGAAGAGAGACTTGAACAACAGATTTATTCCAGTGAAGAAACTGCCGCCCGACTTGCTGCAGAAACCGGTGCTGATTATATGTTACAAGGAACGATTAGTACGATCATCGATACAGAGGGAAAGCAACAGATTAAATACTACCAAGTTGATTTAGAATTGATTAACATTGAAAGCAATGAAAAGGTTTGGATAGGCAATAAAGAGATACGTAAGTTTATTACACGATCCAGAACCAGCTGGTAA
- a CDS encoding 2-oxoacid:acceptor oxidoreductase family protein, producing MKIEMICSGFGGQGALTVGKFIAQAGMEEGKNVSWLPSYGPEMRGGTANVSVVISDEEIASPLVSHPDLLVALNQPSLDKFGPVTRKNGVIFVNTDMCPHKLEREDVEFVYAPMSKIASEIGSSKVLNMVSIGMIIGKTGLIKYETLERGLKEFMEKKNPGLLTANLEAIKRGMELVK from the coding sequence ATGAAGATTGAAATGATCTGCTCCGGATTTGGTGGGCAAGGTGCTTTGACAGTCGGTAAATTTATCGCTCAAGCCGGTATGGAAGAAGGGAAAAATGTCTCATGGTTACCTTCTTATGGACCAGAAATGCGAGGTGGAACTGCAAATGTCTCCGTTGTTATCTCTGACGAAGAAATTGCTTCTCCTTTAGTTTCTCACCCCGATTTACTCGTTGCTCTCAATCAACCCTCTTTGGATAAATTTGGTCCGGTGACTCGTAAAAATGGTGTAATCTTTGTTAATACCGATATGTGTCCTCATAAACTTGAACGAGAAGATGTGGAATTTGTATATGCCCCGATGTCCAAAATAGCTAGTGAAATTGGTTCTTCTAAAGTTTTAAATATGGTCTCTATTGGTATGATAATTGGAAAAACCGGACTAATTAAATATGAAACCTTAGAACGCGGATTAAAAGAATTCATGGAGAAGAAGAACCCTGGCCTCCTAACAGCAAATTTAGAAGCTATCAAAAGAGGTATGGAGTTGGTAAAATAA